A genome region from Triticum aestivum cultivar Chinese Spring chromosome 2B, IWGSC CS RefSeq v2.1, whole genome shotgun sequence includes the following:
- the LOC123039536 gene encoding wall-associated receptor kinase-like 1 yields the protein MDNPENIVAQLIQEEQRSKWIAHINHNVKCFTEDEIRRFMNNYKTVLGRGCFGEVYEGVLEDKSMAAVKKFIRNIKENFAKELIVHREINHKNVVKLVSHCVDENALMVITEYIPKGNLSDILHRDSIPIVLDTRLRIAIECAEALAYICAQMYTQVIRGDIKPANILLDDGLSAKISDFGISRLVNTENTLYTLNVIGSIGYMDPLFAQSGRLTAKSDVYSFGVVLLELITRKKARTEFGEIALVETFIQSLSKGFRSVREMFDPEIVTSSDCKTIKEIAKLAGKCLKMELGKRPDMLEVAERLHKLRKAPHQAQESLALFSWGRTNKQDLQRRERGLASLETHVFMGRNITGYVTAPHYRIHGLWPST from the coding sequence ATGGATAATCCGGAAAATATAGTAGCACAACTTATCCAGGAAGAGCAAAGATCGAAATGGATTGCACACATCAATCATAATGTGAAATGTTTTACAGAAGATGAGATAAGAAGATTTATGAACAACTACAAAACCGTACTTGGTAGAGGTTGCTTTGGCGAAGTTTATGAAGGGGTCCTTGAGGACAAAAGTATGGCTGCAGTCAAGAAGTTTATCCGCAACATTAAAGAAAACTTTGCCAAAGAGTTGATCGTCCACCGTGAGATCAATCACAAGAATGTAGTCAAATTGGTCAGCCACTGTGTAGATGAAAATGCACTGATGGTGATCACGGAGTATATTCCTAAGGGAAATCTGAGTGACATCCTTCACCGGGATAGTATTCCCATCGTTTTGGATACACGGCTAAGAATTGCCATTGAATGTGCAGAAGCATTGGCCTATATATGCGCACAAATGTATACTCAGGTCATTCGTGGTGATATCAAGCCTGCAAATATACTTCTGGATGATGGACTCAGTGCAAAAATATCAGACTTTGGAATATCAAGACTAGTCAACACTGAAAATACTCTATATACCCTAAATGTGATAGGAAGTATAGGCTACATGGACCCTCTATTTGCGCAGAGTGGCCGCCTCACAGCAAAGAGTGATGTTTATAGTTTTGGAGTTGTGCTCCTGGAACTGATAACCAGAAAAAAAGCAAGAACAGAGTTTGGGGAGATTGCCTTGGTTGAAACTTTTATTCAATCTCTTTCAAAAGGATTTAGGAGTGTGAGGGAGATGTTTGATCCTGAAATTGTAACATCGAGCGACTGCAAGACTATCAAAGAGATTGCTAAGTTGGCAGGTAAATGCTTGAAGATGGAACTTGGCAAACGACCTGACATGTTAGAAGTTGCAGAACGTCTTCACAAACTTAGAAAAGCTCCACATCAGGCACAAGAAAGCCTAGCTCTGTTTTCTTGGGGAAGGACAAATAAACAGGATCTCCAAAGACGCGAACGTGGTCTTGCTTCGTTAGAAACACACGTGTTTATGGGACGCAACATTACGGGTTATGTTACAGCCCCGCACTACCGGATCCACGGCCTATGGCCGTCGACATAG
- the LOC123047087 gene encoding receptor like protein kinase S.2-like, which yields MDHPGNIVTQLIQEEHRSKWVARSNHNVTCFTEAEIRRFTNNYETMLGRGGFGEVYEGVLEDKSMVAVKKFIYNVKENFAKELIVHREINHKNVVRLVGYCVDENALMVVTEYIPKGNLSNILHHDNIPIALDIRLRIAIECAEALAYMHSQMYTQVIHGDIKPANILLDDGLSAKISDFGISRLVNTENTLYTLNVIGSIGYMDPLFTQSGRLTAKSDVYSFGVVLLELITRKKARTEDGKIGLVESFSQSLSKGIRRVREMFDPEIVTSSDMKTIEEIAKLAGKCLKMELTKRPAMLEVAERLRKLKKAPHQVQERLALFSWIRKNKQDPAETPSLESSSRSQNMRTVAPVKMTPSQESNDINPTTALLQKSSSQNVGTFIISSTLTGQSFELEDLLQASAEVLGKGTVGTTYKATLDSGYELVVKRLKDVVLPKAEFEQHVTQIGAIQNKHVVPLRWYYYSKDEKMVVYDVILMGSLAKVLYGDQGSSPAPLDWEQRSAISLAAARGVEYIHLAGPSSCHGNIKSSNILLTGTHDACVSEHGLIALGMSSSVSGYRAPELINNRRVSQKADVYSFGVLLLELLTRKAPTNSRKDQEGVDLPRWVCSVVREEWTAEVFDVELIGRDQKDGEEECMVRLLQLAINCCSQDANSRPTMPKVVQQIEEIGRESKLAPAKTPSLESSSSSQNVRIVAPAEKTPSQERSGSTPKTGIVAPAKALSHLSMSSQESSGSTPKTGIVAPAKALSHLSIQNVGTSIIGSAMTGQLFDLKDLIGASTEVLGKGTVGTTYRATLDSGYELVVKRLKDVDLGEAIFGRLVMLFGTIQNKHVAPLLWYYCSKDEKLLVYNIIPMGSLAKALHGDRFCGPAPLDWEQRSAISLAAARGVAAIHLAGPTSCHGNIKSSNILLTGTHDACVSEHGLITLGMYSNAPGYRAPEVTRNRWVSQESDVYSFGILLLELLTCKSPLEKRFQDDGGVDLPRWVCSITPEEWRAEVFDVELLARGQKDGKEECMVRLMQLGLKCCSQDADSRPTMSDVAQRIEEIGQS from the exons ATGGATCATCCAGGAAATATAGTAACCCAACTTATCCAGGAAGAGCATAGATCTAAATGGGTTGCACGTAGCAATCATAATGTGACATGTTTTACAGAAGCTGAGATAAGGAGATTTACCAACAACTATGAAACTATGCTTGGTAGAGGTGGTTTTGGAGAAGTTTATGAAGGAGTCCTTGAGGACAAAAGTATGGTTGCAGTCAAAAAGTTTATCTACAATGTAAAAGAAAATTTTGCCAAAGAGTTGATTGTCCACCGTGAAATCAATCACAAGAATGTAGTCAGATTAGTTGGCTACTGTGTAGATGAAAATGCCCTAATGGTGGTCACGGAATATATTCCTAAAGGAAATCTGAGTAACATTCTTCACCATGATAATATTCCCATCGCTTTGGATATACGGCTAAGAATTGCCATTGAATGTGCTGAAGCATTGGCCTATATGCACTCACAAATGTATACCCAGGTCATTCATGGTGATATCAAGCCTGCTAATATACTTCTGGATGATGGACTCAGTGCAAAAATATCAGACTTTGGAATATCAAGGCTAGTCAACACTGAAAATACTCTATATACTCTAAATGTGATAGGAAGTATAGGCTACATGGACCCTCTGTTTACTCAGAGTGGCCGCCTCACAGCGAAGAGTGATGTTTATAGTTTTGGAGTTGTGCTCCTGGAACTGATAACCAGAAAAAAAGCAAGAACGGAGGACGGGAAGATTGGCTTGGTAGAAAGTTTTAGTCAATCTCTTTCAAAAGGGATTAGGAGGGTGAGGGAGATGTTTGATCCTGAAATTGTGACATCGAGCGACATGAAGACTATTGAAGAGATTGCTAAGTTGGCAGGTAAATGCTTGAAGATGGAACTTACCAAACGTCCTGCGATGTTAGAAGTTGCAGAACGTCTTCGCAAACTTAAAAAAGCTCCACATCAGGTACAAGAGAGACTTGCTCTATTTTCTTGGATAAGGAAAAATAAACAAGATCCAGCTGAAACACCATCGCTCGAAAGCAGTAGCCGTAGTCAGAACATGAGAACTGTGGCTCCAGTGAAAATGACACCATCACAAGAAAGCAATGATATTAACCCCACAACGGCACTTTTACAGAAAAGCAGTAGCCAAAATGTTGGAACTTTTATCATTAGTTCGACGCTGACAGGCCAATCATTTGAGCTGGAGGACCTGCTTCAGGCATCGGCTGAAGTTCTGGGCAAGGGTACAGTCGGAACAACATACAAAGCGACGCTTGATAGTGGATATGAGCTGGTGGTCAAGAGGCTGAAGGATGTGGTCTTGCCGAAGGCAGAGTTTGAGCAGCACGTCACGCAGATTGGCGCCATCCAGAACAAGCACGTTGTGCCACTGCGGTGGTATTACTATAGCAAGGATGAGAAGATGGTAGTGTATGATGTCATCCTCATGGGTAGCCTAGCAAAAGTGCTCTATG GTGACCAAGGTTCTAGCCCAGCTCCACTGGACTGGGAGCAGCGGTCGGCCATCTCACTTGCTGCTGCGCGTGGTGTGGAGTATATCCATTTAGCTGGACCATCAAGCTGTCATGGCAACATCAAGTCTTCCAACATCCTGCTCACCGGCACCCACGATGCATGTGTGTCAGAGCATGGCCTCATAGCACTTGGCATGTCTTCTAGTGTCTCGGGCTACCGCGCGCCTGAGCTCATCAACAATAGGCGGGTCTCTCAGAAAGccgacgtgtacagcttcggcgtCCTACTACTGGAGCTTCTCACCCGCAAGGCTCCAACAAATAGCAGAAAGGATCAGGAGGGAGTTGATTTGCCACGGTGGGTGTGTTCCGTTGTACGCGAGGAGTGGACGGCGGAGGTGTTCGATGTGGAGCTCATCGGGCGAGATCAGAAGGATGGGGAAGAGGAGTGCATGGTGCGACTTCTGCAGCTGGCCATAAACTGTTGCAGTCAAGATGCCAACTCGCGGCCTACAATGCCTAAAGTTGTGCAACAGATCGAAGAGATCGGAAGAGAAAGTAAACTAGCTCCAGCCAAAACACCATCTCTGGAAAGCAGTAGCAGTAGCCAAAACGTGAGAATTGTAGCTCCAGCTGAAAAGACGCCATCACAAGAAAGGAGTGGCAGTACCCCAAAAACGGGAATTGTGGCTCCAGCCAAAGCGCTATCGCATTTAAGCATGTCTTCACAAGAAAGCAGTGGCAGTACCCCAAAAACAGGAATTGTGGCTCCAGCCAAAGCGCTATCACATTTAAGTATACAAAATGTGGGAACTTCTATCATTGGGTCGGCAATGACAGGCCAATTGTTCGACCTGAAAGACCTGATTGGGGCATCGACTGAAGTTCTGGGCAAGGGTACAGTCGGGACAACATACAGAGCAACACTTGATAGTGGATATGAGCTGGTGGTCAAGAGGTTGAAAGATGTGGACTTGGGGGAGGCGATCTTTGGGCGGCTTGTCATGCTGTTTGGCACCATCCAGAACAAACACGTAGCACCACTGCTGTGGTATTACTGCAGCAAGGATGAGAAGCTGCTCGTATATAATATCATCCCCATGGGTAGCCTAGCAAAAGCACTCCACG GTGATCGTTTTTGTGGCCCAGCTCCATTGGACTGGGAGCAGCGGTCAGCCATCTCACTTGCTGCTGCGCGCGGTGTGGCGGCTATCCACTTAGCTGGACCAACGAGCTGCCATGGCAACATCAAGTCTTCCAACATCCTGCTCACCGGTACCCACGACGCATGTGTGTCGGAGCATGGCCTGATAACACTTGGCATGTATTCCAATGCCCCCGGTTACCGTGCACCTGAGGTCACCCGCAATAGGTGGGTCTCCCAGGAATCTGACGTGTACAGCTTCGGCATCCTACTGCTGGAGCTTCTCACCTGCAAGTCTCCACTGGAGAAGAGATTTCAGGATGACGGGGGAGTAGATTTGCCACGGTGGGTGTGTTCCATTACACCTGAGGAGTGGAGGGCAGAGGTATTCGACGTGGAGCTCCTAGCACGGGGGCAGAAGGACGGGAAAGAGGAGTGCATGGTGCGACTTATGCAGCTCGGGCTAAAATGTTGCAGTCAAGATGCTGACTCGAGGCCTACAATGTCTGATGTCGCGCAGCGGATTGAGGAGATCGGACAGTCCTAA